From a single Alkalihalophilus pseudofirmus genomic region:
- a CDS encoding DUF418 domain-containing protein, protein MNTRATSIQDNERIASLDMMRGLALLGILLANSLHFQYGLFLIPGLHDYYPLGTIDRVAESATLFFATASFYTLFSFLFGYGMALLKERLEQRELRFGTVYYRRMFILLFAGLAHYLLIWDGDILITYAIGGFILFLFLRLKERGLLIWSFIILLLMASSIAMPEDESTFTFEDSLAAYSAEEKEVLTSGTYAEVVQFRLTTDPFGMGGWGQLLVTFNAVVAVLGMFLLGAFVARKKWLLTIEENRPFIKKIWWITMLVGFPAKIPHAFMGDSYSYEMLHMTIGGPLVAMFYATSIALLATSPKAQKWLQPLAKVGRLSLTNYLMQSIVFTTLFFGYGIGLFNSIGYFAGALLAVGFFLLQVLFSSWWLSRFKMGPFEWVWRAGTYLEIPKLKR, encoded by the coding sequence GCTAACAGCCTGCATTTTCAATACGGTCTTTTCTTGATTCCAGGGCTGCATGATTATTACCCATTAGGTACAATTGACCGAGTTGCTGAGAGTGCGACCTTATTCTTTGCCACAGCAAGCTTTTATACCTTATTTTCATTTTTATTCGGTTACGGGATGGCCCTTTTGAAAGAGAGGCTTGAACAACGCGAACTCCGATTTGGAACCGTATATTATAGAAGAATGTTCATTCTGCTTTTCGCTGGGTTAGCCCATTACCTTTTGATTTGGGATGGAGATATTCTGATAACATATGCGATCGGAGGATTTATCTTATTTTTATTTCTCCGCTTAAAGGAACGAGGCCTTCTTATCTGGTCTTTTATCATTTTGTTATTGATGGCTTCAAGTATTGCAATGCCAGAGGATGAATCCACCTTCACTTTTGAAGATTCACTAGCAGCCTACTCTGCAGAAGAAAAAGAAGTGCTCACGTCTGGGACATATGCAGAAGTTGTACAATTCAGGTTAACAACAGATCCATTTGGAATGGGCGGATGGGGCCAGCTTCTTGTTACATTTAATGCGGTAGTAGCTGTTCTTGGCATGTTTTTACTCGGTGCATTTGTTGCGCGGAAAAAGTGGCTGTTGACTATTGAAGAGAACCGTCCATTCATAAAGAAAATATGGTGGATCACGATGCTCGTTGGGTTCCCTGCTAAAATTCCACATGCTTTTATGGGGGATTCCTATTCCTATGAAATGCTTCATATGACAATCGGCGGACCGCTTGTCGCAATGTTCTATGCAACAAGTATTGCTCTTTTAGCTACAAGCCCTAAAGCACAAAAATGGTTACAGCCTTTAGCAAAAGTCGGCAGGCTGTCTCTAACAAACTATTTAATGCAGTCCATCGTCTTTACTACCTTATTCTTCGGGTATGGAATTGGCTTATTTAATAGTATTGGCTATTTTGCGGGTGCTCTTCTTGCCGTTGGATTTTTCTTGCTCCAAGTACTATTCAGCAGCTGGTGGCTCTCGCGCTTTAAAATGGGACCATTTGAATGGGTATGGCGAGCAGGAACCTATCTTGAGATTCCTAAGTTAAAGCGATAA